A single region of the Streptomyces sp. NBC_00236 genome encodes:
- a CDS encoding AraC family transcriptional regulator, translating into MDVFDELLRGVRGKGAVFGRSVLWPPWSLRFADGAYLTLCVPMRGAGWIVPETGEPRHVALGEAAIVRGPAPFSFTDDPANATTAGVREVHWGEDAPGLTDRDGELGGSTVLLAAAYDVREQVPQRLLRALPPVLVVPDEQDCSPLRDYLEAQIGGGRPGHQTVLDRLLDWLLVCTLRDWFDRPEAEPPGWYGALGDEVAGPALRAIHEDPAHPWTTAELASRAGVSRTTLAKRFTDLVGNGPAAYLTEWRMTLAADLLTRPELTVAAVARRVGYADAFGFSAAFKRLRGESPSTYRQEAATARVPDRAVPAG; encoded by the coding sequence ATGGACGTGTTCGACGAACTGTTGCGGGGCGTGCGGGGCAAGGGTGCGGTGTTCGGGCGTTCGGTGCTGTGGCCGCCGTGGTCGTTGCGGTTCGCCGACGGCGCGTACCTGACCCTGTGCGTACCGATGCGCGGCGCCGGGTGGATCGTGCCGGAGACCGGGGAGCCGCGGCACGTGGCGCTGGGCGAGGCCGCGATCGTCCGGGGGCCCGCACCGTTCTCGTTCACCGACGACCCGGCGAACGCCACGACGGCGGGCGTACGGGAGGTCCACTGGGGCGAGGACGCACCCGGCCTCACGGACCGGGACGGCGAACTCGGCGGCTCGACCGTGCTGTTGGCCGCCGCCTATGACGTACGGGAGCAGGTTCCGCAACGGCTTCTGCGTGCCCTGCCGCCGGTCCTGGTGGTACCCGACGAGCAGGACTGCTCGCCGCTGCGGGACTACCTGGAGGCGCAGATCGGTGGCGGCCGGCCGGGGCACCAGACCGTACTCGACCGGCTGCTGGACTGGCTGCTGGTGTGCACGCTGCGGGACTGGTTCGACCGCCCGGAGGCCGAACCGCCGGGGTGGTACGGCGCACTCGGCGACGAAGTGGCGGGGCCCGCGCTGCGTGCGATCCACGAGGATCCGGCGCACCCGTGGACGACGGCGGAGCTGGCGAGCCGGGCGGGGGTGTCGAGGACGACCCTGGCGAAGCGGTTCACGGATCTGGTCGGGAACGGGCCGGCGGCATACCTCACCGAGTGGCGGATGACGCTGGCCGCCGATCTGCTCACCCGCCCGGAGCTGACGGTGGCGGCGGTGGCCCGGCGGGTCGGTTACGCGGACGCGTTCGGCTTCAGCGCGGCGTTCAAACGGCTCCGGGGCGAGAGCCCGAGCACGTACCGGCAGGAGGCCGCCACCGCCCGCGTGCCGGACCGCGCCGTACCGGCGGGCTGA
- a CDS encoding NAD(P)H-binding protein — protein MTQTEATRGEATQTEATRTDTTRIRNRVLVTGGTGKTGRRTVARLRALGVETRAASRSGECPFDWADRTTWQAALDEVDAVYIVPLDTSPSPTPAFVEQAVAAGVRRLVLLSARGVDVPGYFGSSYEGGGPHAEGEAAVRSSGVAWTILRPGWFAQNFSEGVFLDGVRAGELALPAGDGTAAFVDADDIAEVAAVALTEDGHDGEVYELSGPRALGIADVLDEIAKATGARAAYVPVEESAFRAGLVAQGLPEEEAALWTDAMRPIRTSREAPVTDGVRRALGRPPRDIADVVRDASAAGAWG, from the coding sequence ATGACACAGACGGAAGCAACACGTGGGGAAGCAACACAGACCGAAGCGACACGTACGGACACGACGCGCATCCGCAACCGGGTGCTGGTGACCGGCGGCACCGGCAAGACGGGCCGCAGGACCGTGGCCCGGCTCCGCGCGCTGGGCGTGGAGACCCGGGCGGCCTCGCGGTCGGGGGAGTGCCCCTTCGACTGGGCCGACCGGACGACCTGGCAGGCGGCCCTCGACGAGGTCGACGCCGTCTACATCGTCCCGCTGGACACCTCGCCCTCCCCGACGCCCGCCTTCGTCGAGCAGGCCGTTGCCGCCGGGGTGCGACGACTGGTGCTGCTGTCGGCCCGCGGTGTGGACGTCCCCGGCTACTTCGGCTCCTCCTACGAGGGCGGCGGCCCGCATGCGGAGGGCGAGGCGGCCGTCCGGTCGTCAGGGGTCGCCTGGACGATCCTGCGGCCCGGCTGGTTCGCCCAGAACTTCAGCGAGGGGGTCTTCCTCGACGGCGTACGCGCCGGCGAACTGGCCCTGCCCGCGGGCGACGGGACCGCCGCGTTCGTCGACGCCGACGACATCGCGGAGGTCGCCGCTGTGGCTCTGACCGAGGACGGCCACGACGGCGAGGTGTACGAACTCTCCGGCCCGCGGGCTCTCGGCATCGCCGACGTACTCGACGAGATCGCGAAGGCGACCGGTGCGCGGGCCGCCTACGTCCCGGTGGAGGAGTCCGCCTTCCGGGCCGGGCTGGTGGCACAGGGCCTGCCCGAGGAGGAGGCCGCGCTCTGGACCGACGCGATGAGGCCGATCCGCACGAGCCGGGAGGCCCCGGTCACGGACGGGGTCCGCAGAGCACTGGGCCGCCCTCCGCGCGACATCGCCGACGTCGTCCGTGACGCGTCGGCGGCGGGCGCCTGGGGCTGA
- a CDS encoding SigE family RNA polymerase sigma factor has protein sequence MRQSREGAFREFAEARMGHLFRSACLLTGGDTHLAEDLVQETLGRMYVVWGRTSRLGNPAAYAQTVLVRCYLGHRRRRSAGERPSGELPDRPGESAGDASLRMTLLDALRELPPKDRAVIVLRYWEDRSVSETADALHVSSAAVRTRSTRALARLRERLGGSIGELAAL, from the coding sequence TTGAGGCAGTCCAGGGAAGGTGCGTTCCGCGAGTTCGCGGAGGCCCGGATGGGCCATCTGTTCCGTTCGGCGTGCCTGCTGACCGGCGGGGACACGCATCTCGCCGAGGATCTCGTTCAGGAGACGCTCGGCCGGATGTATGTGGTCTGGGGGCGTACGTCGCGCCTCGGGAACCCTGCGGCGTATGCGCAGACCGTGCTGGTGCGCTGCTATCTCGGACACCGGCGGCGCAGATCGGCGGGGGAACGGCCGAGCGGCGAACTGCCGGACCGGCCGGGCGAGTCGGCGGGCGACGCCTCCTTGCGGATGACGCTCCTCGACGCACTGCGCGAGCTGCCGCCCAAGGACCGGGCGGTGATCGTGCTGCGTTACTGGGAGGACCGGTCGGTGTCGGAGACCGCGGACGCGCTGCACGTCAGCTCGGCTGCGGTACGCACCCGGAGCACCCGGGCGCTCGCCCGGCTGCGTGAGCGACTCGGCGGCAGCATCGGCGAGCTGGCCGCGCTCTGA
- a CDS encoding MarR family winged helix-turn-helix transcriptional regulator, producing the protein MPTPEAAAVAAELRTAMGKLTRRVKHEDRIPLGQVAVLGTLDRDGAMTTSDLAADQRVRPQSMARAVGLLMEQNLITRRAHPTDGRKSLVELSDAGRAALEAERGRRAGWLAQAIEAELTDEERTLLARSATLLERLATR; encoded by the coding sequence ATGCCCACCCCGGAAGCCGCCGCCGTCGCCGCCGAACTGCGGACGGCGATGGGCAAGCTCACCCGACGCGTCAAGCACGAGGACCGCATCCCGCTGGGACAGGTGGCCGTGCTCGGCACGCTCGACCGCGACGGCGCCATGACCACCAGCGACCTCGCCGCCGACCAGCGCGTACGCCCCCAGTCGATGGCCCGGGCGGTCGGACTGCTCATGGAGCAGAACCTGATCACGCGCCGGGCGCACCCCACGGACGGCCGGAAGTCGCTGGTGGAGCTGTCGGACGCCGGCCGGGCCGCGCTCGAAGCGGAGCGCGGCCGCAGAGCCGGCTGGCTCGCGCAGGCCATCGAGGCCGAACTCACGGACGAGGAACGGACGTTGCTGGCCCGCAGCGCCACTCTCCTGGAGCGCCTCGCCACCCGGTAG
- the eno gene encoding phosphopyruvate hydratase yields MPAQASGPAGTAIRTVTARRIIDSRGNPTVEVDVVLTDGSLGRAAVPSGASTGAREAVELRDGDSARWHGKGVDRAVAHVNGEIAAAVHGRDAADQAGLDAALIALDGTATKSRLGANAILGVSLATAKAAAAAHHLPLYRYLGGAGANLLPLPMMNIVNGGAHADNPLDFQEFMIAPVGAETFAEAVRMGSEVFHTLRRDLLAAGHSTGVGDEGGFAPALRTAEEALDFVTAAIERTGYRPGTDIGLLMDPASSEFFRDGVYDYAGEGVRRTPSENADYLAKLVDAYPVVSIEDPMAENDLDGWRELTARIGDRCQLVGDDVFCTDETLLREGIRTGVGNAILVKVNQIGTLTEALSAVTTAHRAGWAAVMSHRSGETEDTTIADLAVATGCGQIKTGSLSRSDRTAKYNQLIRIEEELGDTAHYAGRSALRRV; encoded by the coding sequence ATGCCCGCACAAGCATCCGGACCCGCCGGCACCGCCATCCGGACCGTCACCGCCCGCCGGATCATCGACAGCCGGGGCAACCCCACCGTCGAGGTCGACGTCGTCCTGACGGACGGCTCCCTGGGGCGCGCGGCCGTCCCCTCCGGCGCCTCCACCGGCGCCCGCGAGGCCGTGGAACTGCGCGACGGGGACTCCGCGCGCTGGCACGGCAAGGGCGTCGACCGCGCGGTGGCCCACGTCAACGGGGAGATCGCGGCAGCCGTGCACGGCCGGGACGCGGCGGACCAGGCGGGGCTGGACGCCGCGCTGATCGCCCTCGACGGCACCGCCACGAAGTCCCGGCTCGGCGCCAACGCGATCCTCGGCGTCTCCCTCGCCACCGCCAAGGCCGCCGCGGCCGCCCACCACCTGCCCCTCTACCGCTACCTGGGCGGCGCCGGGGCGAACCTCCTGCCGCTGCCGATGATGAACATCGTCAACGGCGGCGCCCACGCCGACAACCCGCTGGACTTCCAGGAGTTCATGATCGCGCCCGTGGGCGCGGAGACCTTCGCCGAGGCCGTACGCATGGGCAGCGAGGTCTTCCACACCCTGCGCCGCGACCTGCTGGCCGCCGGGCACTCCACGGGCGTCGGCGACGAGGGCGGCTTCGCGCCCGCGCTGCGTACCGCCGAGGAGGCACTGGACTTCGTGACGGCCGCCATCGAGCGCACCGGCTACCGTCCCGGCACGGACATCGGCCTGCTCATGGACCCGGCGTCGTCGGAGTTCTTCCGCGACGGGGTCTACGACTACGCGGGCGAGGGCGTGCGCCGCACCCCGTCCGAGAACGCGGACTACCTGGCGAAGCTCGTCGACGCCTACCCGGTCGTCTCCATCGAGGACCCGATGGCGGAGAACGACCTGGACGGCTGGCGCGAGCTGACCGCCCGCATCGGCGACCGCTGCCAGCTCGTCGGCGACGACGTGTTCTGCACCGACGAGACGCTCCTGCGCGAAGGCATCCGTACCGGCGTCGGCAACGCCATCCTGGTCAAGGTCAACCAGATCGGCACCCTGACCGAGGCGCTGAGCGCGGTCACCACGGCCCACCGAGCGGGCTGGGCGGCCGTCATGTCGCACCGCTCCGGCGAGACGGAGGACACCACCATCGCGGATCTGGCGGTGGCGACCGGCTGCGGTCAGATCAAGACCGGATCACTCTCCCGCTCCGACCGCACGGCGAAGTACAACCAACTGATCCGCATCGAGGAGGAGTTGGGCGACACGGCACACTATGCGGGCCGCTCCGCGCTGCGCCGGGTCTGA
- a CDS encoding SRPBCC family protein, protein MAHIRKEFLIDNAPENVWEALRDVGAVPRRLAPGFVTDTRMEEDIRIVTFANGAVVHELIVDIDEEARRVAYAVVGGSLAPRHHHATMQVSADTEGRSRFVWTIDVTPGELAGPIGEMAEQGALVMQRTLNAAPAPSGA, encoded by the coding sequence ATGGCGCACATCCGCAAGGAATTCCTGATCGACAACGCCCCCGAGAACGTCTGGGAGGCCCTGCGCGACGTCGGCGCCGTACCCAGGCGTCTGGCGCCGGGCTTCGTCACGGACACCCGTATGGAGGAGGACATCAGGATCGTCACCTTCGCGAACGGTGCCGTCGTGCACGAACTGATCGTCGACATCGACGAGGAGGCCCGCCGGGTGGCGTACGCGGTGGTCGGCGGCTCGCTGGCGCCGAGGCACCATCACGCCACCATGCAGGTGTCCGCCGACACCGAAGGGCGCAGCCGGTTCGTCTGGACGATCGACGTGACGCCCGGCGAACTGGCCGGCCCCATCGGTGAGATGGCCGAGCAGGGTGCACTCGTCATGCAGAGGACACTGAACGCCGCTCCGGCGCCGTCGGGAGCCTGA
- a CDS encoding helix-turn-helix domain-containing protein, translating to MLTFTDLAARPGFRITAVNCRDDHTRWSPAEVREDYRVVLVRRGRFRRRTAGTPADVDRTMAYLGVPGEEEHFAHPAGGGDVCTSISLTPALWRVVAGEDAGPVRQSVYVGARLDLAHRRVLASARTGDVDHAVTEDLLGLLSVTVGQAVDGTVPAGDRPGRDDARLVAAARHAIGVAHPASEGLLPLAELLGVSPYRLSRSFSRELGVSLTRYRNRVRVGRTLDRLDAGEDSLAVLAADLGFSDQAHLCRTMRQYLGHTPTALRRLLAPRSS from the coding sequence GTGCTCACCTTCACCGACCTCGCCGCCCGGCCGGGGTTCCGCATCACCGCGGTGAACTGCCGGGACGACCACACCCGCTGGTCACCGGCCGAGGTGCGCGAGGACTACCGCGTGGTGCTCGTGCGCCGGGGGAGGTTCCGCAGGCGGACGGCCGGCACCCCGGCCGACGTCGACCGGACGATGGCCTATCTCGGCGTCCCGGGCGAGGAGGAGCACTTCGCGCACCCGGCCGGCGGGGGCGACGTGTGCACCTCGATCAGCCTGACGCCCGCCCTGTGGCGGGTCGTGGCGGGTGAGGACGCGGGCCCGGTCCGGCAGAGCGTGTACGTGGGCGCCCGCCTCGACCTGGCCCACCGCCGCGTCCTCGCGTCCGCCCGGACGGGCGATGTGGACCATGCGGTGACCGAGGACCTCCTCGGCCTGCTCTCCGTCACCGTCGGCCAGGCCGTCGACGGGACCGTCCCGGCAGGGGACCGTCCCGGCCGGGACGATGCGAGGCTCGTCGCCGCGGCCCGGCACGCGATCGGTGTGGCCCACCCCGCATCGGAGGGGCTGCTGCCGCTCGCGGAGCTCCTCGGCGTCTCGCCGTACCGCCTGAGCCGCTCCTTCAGCCGCGAACTGGGCGTCTCCCTGACCCGCTACCGCAACCGGGTCCGTGTCGGCCGGACCCTCGACCGGCTGGACGCGGGCGAGGACAGTCTCGCCGTCCTCGCCGCCGACCTGGGCTTCTCCGACCAGGCGCATCTCTGCCGGACCATGCGTCAGTACCTCGGCCACACGCCGACGGCGCTGCGGCGGCTCCTCGCCCCGCGGTCATCCTGA
- a CDS encoding polysaccharide deacetylase family protein, with protein MAKHKGRAWHVRLLAAALGVTALAAGASVWTAQAGTAAAGPRAGISSPEAKPQERVTAVAADIAHASDRGAKGVNITIDDGPDPNWTPQVLQLLKDSGVKATFCMVGTQAQAYPDLVKKVVADGHRLCNHTVSHDTAMDTKSEAYQSQQILDAERMIIKASGGVRPQYYRAPGGAFTPYSRKLAASHGMRPLGWNVDTKDFERPGVDTMVATVKSEISNGPTVLFHDAGGDRSQTLAALGQVLPWLREQGYAFGFPVR; from the coding sequence ATGGCGAAGCACAAGGGCAGGGCATGGCATGTCCGGCTTCTCGCGGCGGCGCTCGGGGTGACCGCGTTGGCCGCCGGTGCCTCCGTGTGGACGGCGCAGGCCGGCACCGCGGCGGCGGGGCCCCGGGCAGGTATCTCCTCGCCGGAGGCCAAGCCGCAGGAGCGGGTGACCGCGGTGGCGGCGGACATCGCGCACGCCTCGGACCGCGGCGCCAAGGGCGTCAACATCACCATCGACGACGGACCGGACCCGAACTGGACGCCGCAGGTGCTGCAACTGCTCAAGGACAGCGGGGTGAAGGCCACGTTCTGCATGGTCGGCACGCAGGCCCAGGCGTACCCGGACCTCGTCAAGAAGGTCGTGGCGGACGGGCACCGGCTGTGCAACCACACCGTCTCGCACGACACCGCGATGGACACCAAGTCCGAGGCCTACCAGTCCCAGCAGATCCTGGATGCCGAACGCATGATCATCAAGGCGTCCGGAGGTGTCCGGCCGCAGTACTACCGGGCCCCGGGCGGCGCGTTCACCCCGTACAGCCGGAAGCTCGCCGCGTCCCACGGGATGCGGCCGCTGGGCTGGAACGTCGACACCAAGGACTTCGAGCGTCCCGGCGTGGACACCATGGTCGCCACCGTCAAGAGCGAGATCTCCAACGGTCCGACCGTCCTCTTCCACGACGCGGGAGGAGACCGCTCCCAGACGCTGGCCGCTCTGGGCCAGGTCCTGCCCTGGCTGAGGGAGCAGGGGTACGCCTTCGGCTTCCCCGTGCGGTGA
- a CDS encoding helix-turn-helix domain-containing protein: protein MKKHGQLADFLQVRRGQLRPEDVGLKTYGERRRVPGLRREELAMLAGISAPYYARLEQGQSHNASPEVLDALAGALRLDGAERAHLHALARAPRRGRQAGRPRVERISEATRALLAAIDGTPAIVLGRRSDVLAWNRQGHALFAGHLDRTGPDEPGRRPNMARAVFLDAHTRDLYADWPAKARAVVGNLRLTAGRHPDDPLLAGLIGELTMHSREFATMWADHRILACDTADYEMRHPLVGTLTVTQQTLQSPQGDGPALVVATAAPGSPSAAALALLAHAVAPQETAARPLHDTGPRITG, encoded by the coding sequence ATGAAGAAGCACGGGCAACTCGCCGACTTCCTCCAGGTGCGCAGGGGCCAACTGCGGCCCGAGGACGTCGGACTGAAGACGTACGGTGAGCGGCGCCGGGTGCCGGGACTGCGGCGGGAGGAGCTCGCGATGCTCGCCGGCATCAGCGCTCCCTACTACGCGCGGCTGGAGCAGGGCCAGTCGCACAACGCCTCCCCCGAGGTACTCGACGCCCTCGCCGGTGCGCTGCGGCTGGACGGTGCGGAACGCGCCCACCTGCACGCCCTGGCCCGCGCCCCCAGACGGGGCAGGCAGGCAGGCCGGCCGAGGGTCGAACGCATCAGCGAGGCTACCCGGGCCCTGCTGGCCGCCATCGACGGGACACCCGCCATCGTCCTGGGGCGCCGCAGCGACGTCCTGGCCTGGAACCGGCAGGGGCACGCGCTGTTCGCCGGCCATCTCGACCGGACCGGCCCCGACGAACCGGGCCGGCGGCCCAACATGGCCAGGGCGGTGTTCCTCGACGCCCATACCCGTGATCTGTACGCCGACTGGCCCGCCAAGGCCAGGGCCGTGGTGGGCAACCTCCGGCTGACCGCAGGACGGCACCCCGACGATCCGCTGCTGGCCGGGCTGATCGGCGAACTGACCATGCACAGCCGGGAGTTCGCGACCATGTGGGCGGACCACCGGATCCTGGCCTGCGACACCGCCGACTACGAGATGCGCCACCCGCTGGTCGGGACGCTCACCGTCACCCAGCAGACCCTGCAGAGCCCCCAGGGCGACGGGCCGGCCCTGGTCGTGGCCACGGCCGCCCCCGGATCACCGTCCGCGGCCGCCCTGGCCCTGCTCGCCCACGCCGTCGCGCCGCAGGAGACGGCGGCTCGGCCGCTGCACGACACCGGCCCGCGCATCACCGGCTGA
- a CDS encoding ammonium transporter codes for MTPVTVTAAGIDTGDTAWLLAATALVLLMTPGLALFYGGMVRTKNVLNMLMMSFVSIALVTVVWLLAGYSLAFGDDAFGGLVGDLRHVGMAGIGPDSVTGSVPTLLFTTFQLTFAIVTAALISGAIADRTKFTAWLVLVPVWTLLVYAPVAHWVWGPGGWIKDQLGALDFAGGLVVEIASGASGLALALVVGPRIGFRKDAMRPHNLPMVMLGAGLLWFGWLGFNGGSALGANGLAAASVLNTLVAGCTGLLGWLFVEQKRDGHPTTFGAASGAVAGLVAITPACGTVGILGGAAVGLAAGVICSYAVAWKFRFGYDDSLDVVGVHFVGGIVGTLLIGLFATAAMTGGAEGLLYGGGFGQLARQAVAVLAVAAYTFLMTYGIGKAVDRFMGLRASADEELTGLDQTLHAESAYDHGALGHGAPQAVPARPTPLPKDRNSAS; via the coding sequence GTGACCCCCGTGACCGTGACCGCGGCCGGCATCGACACAGGTGACACCGCCTGGCTGCTCGCCGCCACCGCACTCGTTCTGCTGATGACGCCCGGGCTCGCGCTCTTCTACGGCGGCATGGTCCGTACGAAGAACGTACTCAACATGCTGATGATGAGCTTCGTGTCGATCGCTCTCGTCACCGTCGTCTGGCTGCTCGCCGGATACTCGCTGGCCTTCGGCGACGACGCGTTCGGCGGGCTCGTCGGGGATCTGCGGCACGTCGGCATGGCCGGCATCGGGCCCGACAGCGTGACCGGCAGCGTGCCGACCCTGCTGTTCACCACGTTCCAGCTGACCTTCGCGATCGTCACCGCGGCACTCATCAGCGGTGCGATCGCGGACCGGACGAAGTTCACCGCCTGGCTCGTTCTCGTGCCGGTGTGGACGCTGCTCGTCTACGCCCCCGTCGCCCACTGGGTGTGGGGCCCCGGCGGCTGGATCAAGGACCAGCTGGGCGCGCTCGACTTCGCCGGCGGGCTGGTCGTGGAGATCGCGTCCGGGGCTTCCGGACTGGCGCTCGCGCTCGTCGTGGGACCTCGCATCGGGTTCAGGAAGGACGCGATGCGTCCGCACAACCTGCCCATGGTGATGCTCGGCGCCGGACTGCTCTGGTTCGGCTGGCTCGGCTTCAACGGCGGCTCCGCGCTCGGCGCCAACGGGCTGGCGGCCGCCTCGGTCCTCAACACCCTGGTCGCCGGCTGCACCGGACTGCTCGGCTGGCTCTTCGTCGAGCAGAAGCGCGACGGCCACCCCACCACGTTCGGCGCCGCCTCCGGCGCGGTCGCCGGGCTGGTCGCGATCACCCCCGCCTGCGGCACCGTGGGCATCCTCGGCGGCGCCGCGGTCGGCCTCGCGGCGGGCGTGATCTGCTCGTACGCCGTCGCGTGGAAGTTCCGCTTCGGCTACGACGACTCGCTGGACGTCGTCGGCGTGCACTTCGTCGGCGGCATCGTCGGCACCCTGCTCATCGGCCTGTTCGCGACGGCCGCGATGACCGGCGGCGCGGAAGGGCTGTTGTACGGGGGCGGGTTCGGCCAGCTCGCCCGGCAGGCCGTCGCCGTACTCGCCGTGGCCGCGTACACCTTCCTCATGACGTACGGCATCGGCAAGGCCGTCGACCGGTTCATGGGGCTGCGGGCCTCCGCGGACGAGGAACTCACCGGCCTGGACCAGACACTGCACGCGGAGAGCGCCTACGATCACGGCGCCCTGGGTCATGGCGCTCCGCAGGCCGTGCCCGCCCGGCCGACGCCGCTCCCCAAGGACAGGAACTCCGCCTCATGA
- a CDS encoding P-II family nitrogen regulator — protein MKLITAVVRPHRLDEVKAALRELGVHGLTVTEASGYGRQHGHTEVYRGAEYRVDLVPKIRIEVVVADPDAEPVVDAIVRAARTDRIGDGKVWIQPVETVVRVRTGERGPDAL, from the coding sequence ATGAAGCTCATCACCGCCGTCGTCAGACCGCACCGCCTCGACGAGGTGAAGGCCGCGCTGCGGGAACTGGGCGTCCACGGCCTCACCGTCACCGAAGCCAGCGGCTACGGACGGCAGCACGGCCACACCGAGGTGTACCGGGGCGCCGAGTACCGGGTCGACCTGGTGCCCAAGATCCGCATCGAGGTCGTCGTCGCCGACCCGGACGCCGAACCGGTCGTCGACGCGATCGTGCGCGCCGCCCGCACCGACCGGATCGGCGACGGCAAGGTGTGGATCCAGCCGGTCGAAACGGTGGTGCGGGTCCGCACGGGCGAGCGCGGGCCGGACGCGCTGTAG
- a CDS encoding polysaccharide deacetylase family protein yields the protein MTPLLTAGLLCLGASAATGVAQADQGGRTGTGIVDSTRHGGRTLALTFDDGPNPTDTPQLLKVLRKHHVKAVFCLWGDHVREHPELVRAIVAGGHTLCNHTMRHEDLATWMPELIRADLERTNAEIRRAVPGVRIPYFRAPYGSWGGSPDVARSLGMQPLGWRLAIGDWEPPGTDELVRRINEGITPGAVVLMHDGGGDRSQTVAAVDRIVPELRSQGWRFDRPARRA from the coding sequence GTGACGCCCCTGCTGACGGCGGGCTTGCTGTGCCTCGGCGCGTCGGCGGCCACCGGCGTCGCCCAGGCCGATCAGGGCGGCCGGACCGGCACCGGCATCGTCGACTCCACCCGGCACGGGGGCAGAACGCTCGCCCTGACCTTCGACGACGGGCCGAACCCCACCGACACCCCGCAGCTGTTGAAGGTGCTGCGCAAGCACCATGTCAAGGCGGTGTTCTGCCTGTGGGGCGACCACGTCAGGGAGCACCCGGAGCTGGTGCGCGCGATCGTCGCGGGCGGCCACACGCTGTGCAACCACACCATGCGCCACGAGGACCTGGCCACCTGGATGCCGGAGCTGATCCGGGCCGACCTGGAACGGACCAACGCCGAGATCCGGCGGGCCGTGCCCGGCGTGCGGATCCCCTATTTCCGTGCTCCGTACGGTAGTTGGGGCGGAAGCCCGGACGTGGCGCGCAGCCTGGGGATGCAGCCGCTGGGCTGGCGCCTGGCGATCGGCGACTGGGAGCCGCCGGGCACCGACGAACTGGTCCGCCGGATCAACGAGGGGATCACGCCCGGCGCCGTGGTCCTGATGCACGACGGCGGAGGAGACCGCAGCCAGACGGTCGCGGCCGTCGACCGCATCGTGCCGGAACTCAGGTCGCAGGGCTGGCGCTTCGATCGCCCGGCCCGGCGCGCGTAG
- a CDS encoding dienelactone hydrolase family protein codes for MRTETLYIPTADGRADAFAAFPDDGERHPGVLMYPDGFGIRPVLRDMACELAGHGYYVLVPNIFYRNGPTPVIELPGHIGAEERPAVFAQLMPLIEAHTAERTLRDADAYLGFLAARPEADAGPVAVTGYCIGGLVATRTAVAHPGRVAALAAFHAPVGADGTDSLAKLTAEVHFGHAASDLTPEALAELNQALDAAGVHHTSEIYPGSVHGFTMSDTDAFDAGALQHHWDRLLPLLDAALAR; via the coding sequence ATGCGCACCGAGACGCTGTACATTCCCACCGCGGACGGCCGGGCGGACGCCTTCGCGGCCTTTCCCGACGACGGCGAGCGGCACCCGGGGGTGCTGATGTACCCGGACGGCTTCGGGATCCGGCCCGTACTGCGGGACATGGCCTGCGAACTGGCCGGCCACGGGTACTACGTGCTCGTCCCCAACATCTTCTACCGGAACGGCCCGACACCGGTGATCGAACTTCCCGGGCACATCGGAGCGGAGGAACGGCCCGCGGTCTTCGCCCAGCTGATGCCCCTGATCGAGGCACACACCGCGGAACGCACCCTGCGCGACGCCGACGCCTACCTCGGCTTTCTCGCTGCACGGCCCGAGGCCGACGCCGGGCCGGTCGCGGTGACCGGCTACTGCATCGGCGGTCTCGTGGCGACCCGCACCGCCGTGGCCCACCCCGGCCGGGTGGCCGCCCTCGCCGCATTCCACGCTCCCGTGGGCGCCGACGGGACTGACAGCCTCGCGAAACTGACCGCCGAGGTCCATTTCGGCCACGCCGCGAGCGACTTGACGCCGGAGGCGCTCGCCGAGCTCAACCAGGCCCTGGACGCGGCGGGGGTGCACCACACCTCCGAGATCTACCCCGGCTCCGTCCACGGCTTCACCATGTCCGACACCGATGCCTTCGACGCCGGTGCGCTGCAGCACCACTGGGACCGCCTGCTGCCGCTTCTCGACGCCGCCCTGGCCCGGTAG